The proteins below come from a single Cannabis sativa cultivar Pink pepper isolate KNU-18-1 chromosome 3, ASM2916894v1, whole genome shotgun sequence genomic window:
- the LOC115709006 gene encoding zinc finger protein BALDIBIS — protein MHIMARSTGSFSSNMNGWFGTTTAHLLHHDNQKPNPTTTAAAATKKKRNLPGTPDPDAEVVALSPKTLMATNRFVCEICNKGFQRDQNLQLHRRGHNLPWKLRQRTNKDQLKKKVYICPEKSCVHHDPGRALGDLTGIKKHFSRKHGEKKWKCDKCSKKYAVQSDWKAHSKTCGTREYKCDCGTLFSRKDSFITHRAFCDALAEESARLTSVVSSNLSFGNRNNNVDDHTNAITTSSPSSSTTTMVNMDHILHGLGIMSGTTSTSHGFQLQQDHFNHHLSKSRLSHWLNQANNSSHNSNNINNNDNNPMDYVYNRSSSVQELVIGSTTSSTTLFGSCSSSMSSLVGLKEEANRVLNNSSSLSSSKHVIAPMSATALLQKAAQMGSTRSSSNPSFSTTNITTTTSSSSTGVMMIMNPSSSSATNSHVNVATTMAHHGYLDGSNLMRSLGSNISLSSSNIKGIENGGLTRDFLGSGSGVVMAQRKLLSHNSCGSSAMGLSQFSGNH, from the exons ATGCATATTATGGCTCGTAGTACTGGAAGCTTTTCTTCCAATATGAATGGCTGGTTTGGCACTACTACTgctcatcttcttcatcatgaTAATCAAAAACCTAACCCTACTACTACTGCTGCTGCTGCTACCAAAAAGAAGAGAAATCTCCCAGGAACACCAg ATCCAGATGCGGAGGTTGTTGCTTTATCTCCAAAAACACTTATGGCTACAAACAGATTCGTATGTGAAATATGCAACAAAGGGTTCCAGAGAGACCAGAACTTGCAGCTTCACAGAAGAGGTCACAACCTTCCATGGAAGCTTAGGCAAAGGACTAACAAAGATCAGCTGAAGAAGAAGGTGTATATATGCCCTGAAAAGAGTTGTGTCCACCATGACCCTGGTCGAGCCTTGGGTGACCTCACCGGAATCAAGAAGCACTTTAGTCGAAAACACGGTGAGAAGAAGTGGAAGTGTGATAAGTGTTCTAAAAAATATGCAGTTCAATCTGACTGGAAAGCTCATTCCAAGACTTGTGGTACTAGAGAATACAAATGTGATTGTGGAACCCTCTTTTCCAg GAAAGATAGCTTCATTACACATAGAGCGTTTTGTGATGCCCTAGCAGAAGAGAGTGCTAGGCTTACTTCGGTTGTATCCAGCAATCTCAGCTTCGGTAATCGTAATAATAATGTTGATGATCATACTAATGCTATTACTACTAGTAGTCCTAGTTCAAGTACTACCACTATGGTTAATATGGACCATATATTACATGGACTCGGTATTATGAGTGGTACTACAAGTACTAGTCATGGTTTTCAGCTTCAACAAGATCACTTCAATCATCATCTCAGCAAGTCAAGATTATCACATTGGCTTAACCAAGCAAATAATTCATCGCATAATAGTaataacattaataataatgaCAATAATCCTATGGATTATGTCTATAATAGAAGTAGTAGTGTGCAAGAACTGGTCATAGGATCAACTACTAGTAGTACTACTCTCTTTGGCTCTTGTTCTTCTTCAATGTCAAGTTTGGTAGGATTAAAAGAAGAAGCAAATCGAGTGCTTAACAACtcttcatcattatcatcatcgaagCATGTTATTGCTCCAATGTCAGCCACAGCTCTTCTCCAAAAAGCCGCTCAAATGGGCTCAACTAGATCATCAAGCAACCCCTCATTTAGTACTACTAATATTACTACTACCACTAgctcatcatcaacaggtgtaATGATGATCATGAAcccctcttcttcttcagctACTAATAGTCATGTCAATGTGGCCACAACCATGGCTCATCATGGATATTTAGACGGTTCAAACTTGATGAGATCATTAGGAAGTAACATTTCATTGTCATCATCAAATATTAAAGGCATCGAAAATGGTGGTCTGACTAGGGATTTTCTAGGATCGGGATCAGGGGTAGTAATGGCCCAAAGGAAACTCTTGTCACATAATTCCTGTGGTTCATCAGCTATGGGATTGAGCCAATTCAGTGGCAACCACTGA